A window of the Opisthocomus hoazin isolate bOpiHoa1 unplaced genomic scaffold, bOpiHoa1.hap1 HAP1_SCAFFOLD_53, whole genome shotgun sequence genome harbors these coding sequences:
- the LOC142360181 gene encoding LOW QUALITY PROTEIN: MAP kinase-interacting serine/threonine-protein kinase 2-like (The sequence of the model RefSeq protein was modified relative to this genomic sequence to represent the inferred CDS: inserted 1 base in 1 codon) gives MFHRSVPTPNGNGQINLVLCKSPYPNSRHQGLSQCAGVEGLSQGWRCWGERRVAGGDSGQWLCSGADVPLSQPIDIPSTKKRNKKQHCRATDSFSGRFEDVYWLHDEVLGEGAQGRVQSCVNLVTNKEYAVKIIEKRQGDVCSGVLREVAMLNLCQGHRNILQLIEFFEEEERFYLVLEKMRGGSILTHIQQRSRLNELEASTVVRDIASALHFLHSRGIAHRDLKPGNILCERLDQVSPVKICDFGLASGIKLKGNCSPISTPELLSPCGTPEYMAPEVVENFYRNKNAPTYDKRCDLWSLGVVLYFMLSGYPPFVGRCSSSCDWDDGKSCYTCEVMLLESIQEGKYEFPDKDWAHISSGAKDLISRLLVTDAKKRLSAAQVLEHPWVQGCALDNTLLTPIILQRKSSAKELTSFAAEAVAVSRQLTWCDKDEEEEAEEEARPVTISATSWAMQLXPPPESKLVAKQWQKCNLVKAVAAGQHLVAPVVLVADQA, from the exons gcgttgaggggctgtcccaggggtggcgatgctggggggagcgcagggtggctgggggtgactcaggccagtggctttgctccggcgcagatgtgcctttgagtcagcccatcgacatccccagcaccaagaaaaggaacaagaagcagcactgcagagccaccgacagcttctccggcaggttcgaag atgtttactggctgcacgacgaggtgctgggagaaggggcccaaggcagagtccagtcctgcgttaacctcgtcaccaacaaggagtacgcagtgaag atcatcgagaagcgccagggcgacgtctgcagcggggtcttacgggaggtggcgatgctgaatctgtgccagggacacag gaacatcctgcagctgatcgagttcttcgaggaggaggagaggttttacctggtgcttgagaagatgaggggag gctccatcctgacccacatccaacagagaagccgcttgaacgagctggaggccagcacggtggtgcgggacatcgccagcgccctgcactttttgcacagcagag gaattgctcacagggatctaaaaccgggaaatattctgtgcgagcgcctggaccag gtctccccggtgaagatctgtgacttcggcctggcaagtggcatcaaactgaaggggaattgctcccccatttccaccccggagctgctctcgccg tgcggcacccccgagtacatggccccggaggtggtggaaaaTTTTTACAGGAACAAGAATGcgcccacctacgacaagcgctgcgacctgtggagcctgggcgtcgtcctgtacttcatgctgagcgggtacccccccttcgtgggccgctgcagctccagctgcgacTGGGACGACGGCAAGTCGTGCTACACCTGCGAG gtgatgctcttggagagcatccaggaagggaagtacgagtttcctgacaaggactgggcgcacatctcctctggggccaaagatctcatttccaggctgctggtgacagatgccaagaagcggctcagtgcggcccaggtcctggagcacccctgggtgcagggg tgtgccctggataacaccctgctgacccccatcatcttgcagag gaagagcagtgccaaagagctcacctccttcgccgcagaggccgtcgccgtcagccgccagctgacatggtgtgacaaggatgaggaagaggaggcggaggaggaagcacgacccgtcaccatcagtgctacctcatgggccatgcagc taccccctcctgagtccaagctggtggccaagcagtggcagaagtgcaacctggtcaaggcggtggctgctgggcagcacctggtagcccccgtggtcctggtggctgaccaagcgtga